From Rhodamnia argentea isolate NSW1041297 chromosome 10, ASM2092103v1, whole genome shotgun sequence, a single genomic window includes:
- the LOC115733709 gene encoding LOW QUALITY PROTEIN: tRNA-uridine aminocarboxypropyltransferase 2 (The sequence of the model RefSeq protein was modified relative to this genomic sequence to represent the inferred CDS: deleted 1 base in 1 codon), whose translation MDPQEAEAAIRLPSDAAPPQPRRVCPGCDRPARVCLCHVIPRPPIPTATRVVVLHHPHESRHKLSTVPVLSRCLLNSTVLLHRKLRPGLSPLLDRFPPSIYLFPPSSSSSSSPSLTLSQLRASDLLRRAEHEGLVVIAFDATWKHAREMVSASEEYLSRFAVRVCLDFDYDESVDGGSIYDSELLLRKEPYGGCVSTMEAVARVLRVVETNGEEVEGRLIGVLKEMVRLQASFLKPAKPRNKLLKKGSRGQQQKKMEQEQSEQLQM comes from the exons ATGGACCCCCAAGAAGCGGAAGCCGCCATCCGCCTCCCCTCCGACGCAGCGCCGCCGCAGCCCCGCCGCGTGTGCCCCGGATGCGACCGCCCGGCCCGGGTATGCCTCTGCCACGTCATCCCCCGCCCGCCTATCCCGACCGCCACGAGGGTCGTGGTCCTCCACCACCCGCACGAGTCCCGCCACAAGCTCTCCACCGTCCCCGTCCTCTCCCGGTGCCTCCTCAACTCCACCGTCCTCCTCCACCGCAAGCTCCGCCCGGGGCTCTCCCCTCTCCTCGACCGGTTCCCTCCCTCCATCTACCTCTTCCCGCCGtcgtcctcctcgtcctcctccccGTCCCTCACCCTGTCGCAGCTCCGAGCCTCCGATCTCCTCCGGAGGGCCGAGCACGAGGGGCTCGTGGTGATCGCATTTGACGCCACGTGGAAGCACGCCCGGGAGATGGTGAGCGCAAGCGAGGAGTACCTGTCGCGGTTCGCGGTTAGAGTTTGCTTGGACTTCGATTACGACGAGAGCGTCGATGGAGGGAGCATCTACGATTCGGAGTTGTTACTCCGGAAGGAGCCATATGGAGGGTGCGTGAGCACGATGGAGGCGGTGGCTAGGGTTTTGAGGGTGGTGGAGACGAATGGGGAAGAGGTCGAAGGGAGGCTGATTGGGGTCTTGAAGGAGATGGTGAGGTTGCAGGCGAGCTTCTTGAAGCCCGCGAAGCCGAGGAACAAGCTGTTGAAGAAA GGAAGCAGAGGGCAACAACAGAAGAAAATGGAGCAGGAGCAGAGTGAACAGCTCCAAATGTAA
- the LOC115731869 gene encoding protein N-terminal glutamine amidohydrolase, whose translation MASSAVDVSQFDHTPYYCEENVYFLCKNLCANGMAQPDGSDLYIIFISNDKKQTALWHQKASKFTDGLALWDYHVICVQRKSDSSIVVWDLDSALQFPSPLAFYVSETTRPWFQLFPEYQRFFRIVHAPIFLRYFASDRRHMKEPDGTWQAQPPANDPIVAEDGTVHNLNEYIEIRAADAVENVDGEMIDTVHSDKLGIVVKETQLEQFFTHIT comes from the exons ATGGCGAGTTCGGCCGTGGACGTTTCCCAATTCGATCACACTCCTTATTACTG TGAGGAGAATGTCTActttctttgtaagaacttATGTGCAAATGGAATGGCTCAACCTGATGGATCAGACCTTTATATCATCTTCATTTCTAACGACAAGAAGCAG ACTGCACTGTGGCATCAGAAGGCCAGCAAATTCACGGATGGACTTGCACTCTGGGATTATCATGTCATCTGTGTTCAG AGAAAAAGTGACTCCTCTATTGTGGTGTGGGATCTGGACTCTGCCCTCCAGTTTCCTTCTCCCTTGGCTTTCTATGTTTCAGAAACTACACGACCCTGGTTTCAGCTGTTCCCTGAGTATCAGAG GTTCTTCCGCATTGTGCATGCTCCAATATTTCTACGTTACTTTGCATCTGATAGGAGACATATGAAAGAACCTGATGGGACCTGGCAAGCTCAACCTCCAGCAAATGATCCAATTGTTGCTGAAG ATGGGACAGTGCACAATCTGAATGAATACATTGAGATTAGAGCTGCAGATGCTGTTGAAAATGTGGACGGCGAGATGATCGATACAGTTCACTCTGACAAACTTGGCATTGTTGTCAAAGAAACTCAGTTGGAGCAATTCTTTACACATATTACATGA